The stretch of DNA CTGATACCGTCGCTAATGTCATGGCGGAAACAGAATTGAAATATATTTTTACCGCCCAGGTAGGGGATTTTCATCCGGGGTTTAAACGCATCTTATTAAACCTGGTGGTGAAGTATGGTAAGAGAGCGGTGCCGAACTTTAATATTCCTGGCAGAATTGATTTAAGGCGGGCGATTAAACAAGGGGAGAAATGCACGTTTCAGCTCGTCCAGCGCAAGCCTGAGGATTTGGCACTGTTGCAATACACCGGTGGCACGACAGGTGTTGCTAAGGGTGCGATGCTGTCTCATGGCAACCTGGTCGCGAATATGATACAGGCCTGCGAGCACTTACCCGACGTTTATCGCATCGAGCAAGATTGCATCGCTGCACCGCTGCCGCTCTACCATATCTACGCCTTTACCATGCATGTTCTTTGTTCGCCCTATACGGGGAATCACAGTATATTAATTCCCAATCCGAGGGATATCAGTTCGGTGGTTAAGACGTTTAAGGACTATCCGATCACCTGTTTTATCGGCTTAAATACACTCTACAATGCGCTTCTGCACAACGCTGCATTTAAACGTTTAAACTTTAAAAACTTAAGGAATTGCTCTGCCGGCGGTATGGCGCTGACCTCTGATACAGCAACACGCTGGCGAGAGCTGACCGGCTGCGCCATTTTGGAAGGTTACGGGCTAACCGAGGCCTCTCCGGTAGTTTCGAGTAACCAAACCGGCGCTATTCGCGAAGGCACCATTGGCACACCGGTTCCGGGCACGGAGGTTAAAGTGGTCAATGATGATGGAAAAGCACTACCGATAGGAACGCCAGGGGAGCTTTGGGTTAAAGGGCCGCAGATTATGCTCGGTTATTGGCGGCGCCCAAAGGAGACGCAAAACGTACTAACCGAAGAAGGTTGGTTGAAAACCGGAGATATCGCCCAAATAGATAAGGATGGTTATATTAAAATCGTTGACCGTAAAAAGGATATGATCCTGGTCTCGGGTTTTAAAGTATTTCCTAATGAAGTGGAAGAAGTGGCGAGTATGCACCCGGGTGTTAAAGAGTGCGCGGCGATTGGGGTGCCAGATGAAAACAGTGGTGAAGTGGTCAAGTTAGTGGCCGTCAAAGCGTATCCAAAGGTCACCGCAGAAGAGGTTCGCACCTTTTGTCGGGAACGTCTGACCGGCTATAAAGTGCCCAAGCACATAGAGTTTGTCGCAGAGTTACCCAAATCCAATGTTGGTAAAATTTTACGCCGTGAATTGAAGTAAAGTTTAGTCTCAAGAAAGGTCGAAAGTGATGGGACGGCCGCACTGCAAACATTACTATTGAAAATATTTTCTCAGCGCAGTTAACAATAAGAATTGATATGACTAAAGCATTAGTAATCAGGGACTTAAAAAAGGTTTATGCGGGTGGAGTTGAAGCCCTTAAAGGTATTAACCTTGATGTTAAACAGGGTGATTTTTTTGGCTTGCTTGGGCCAAATGGTGCGGGTAAATCCACTACTCTGAGTATTATTACTTCTCTCGTCAATAAAACTTCCGGCACGGTGGCGGTATTCGGTTACGATATTGATACTCACTTTTCGCAGGCAAAAAAACACTTGGGCGTGGTACCGCAGGAGTTTAACTTTAGCCAGTTTGAGAAGGTCTTCGACATCGTGGTGACGCAGGGCGGTTACTATGGTATTCCGCTCAAGCTCGCGCGTCAGCGTGCTGAACACTACTTGAAAAAAATTGGCCTTTGGGATAAACGCAATACTCAGGCACGTATGTTGTCGGGGGGTATGAAGCGCAGATTGATGATTGCCCGCGCATTAATTCATGAGCCTAAGGTATTGATTTTAGATGAGCCGACTGCCGGGGTTGATATTGAATTGCGCCGCTCCATGTGGGAGTTTTTACGAGAGATTAATGCCCAGGGCGTCACTATTATTTTGACCACTCACTACCTGGAAGAGGCCGAAAGCCTGTGTCGTAATATTGCGATTATTGATAAGGGTAAAATCATTCAGGACTCGAACACGCGTGCGCTCATAAGCCAGTTGAATTTGGAAACCTTTATTTTTGATGTGACCAATGAACTGGAAATGGCGCCGGAAATAAGCGGCTATGCGACACGGCTGGTTGATAATCATTGCTTTGAGGCAATAGTGGTGCGGGAACAGGGGCTGAATCCCATTTTTGAAAGCCTCTCTGCGCAGGGAATCCAGG from Pseudomonadales bacterium encodes:
- a CDS encoding AMP-binding protein — translated: MEINQTIIDIYSDACQKYSNNPIFSALGHTLSFQQLDLLSTQFAAYLQNQTTLKVGDRVAIQLPNLLHYPVVALGVLKAGLVLVNTNPLYTERELLHQLQDSGAKALVVLENFADTVANVMAETELKYIFTAQVGDFHPGFKRILLNLVVKYGKRAVPNFNIPGRIDLRRAIKQGEKCTFQLVQRKPEDLALLQYTGGTTGVAKGAMLSHGNLVANMIQACEHLPDVYRIEQDCIAAPLPLYHIYAFTMHVLCSPYTGNHSILIPNPRDISSVVKTFKDYPITCFIGLNTLYNALLHNAAFKRLNFKNLRNCSAGGMALTSDTATRWRELTGCAILEGYGLTEASPVVSSNQTGAIREGTIGTPVPGTEVKVVNDDGKALPIGTPGELWVKGPQIMLGYWRRPKETQNVLTEEGWLKTGDIAQIDKDGYIKIVDRKKDMILVSGFKVFPNEVEEVASMHPGVKECAAIGVPDENSGEVVKLVAVKAYPKVTAEEVRTFCRERLTGYKVPKHIEFVAELPKSNVGKILRRELK
- a CDS encoding ABC transporter ATP-binding protein; translation: MTKALVIRDLKKVYAGGVEALKGINLDVKQGDFFGLLGPNGAGKSTTLSIITSLVNKTSGTVAVFGYDIDTHFSQAKKHLGVVPQEFNFSQFEKVFDIVVTQGGYYGIPLKLARQRAEHYLKKIGLWDKRNTQARMLSGGMKRRLMIARALIHEPKVLILDEPTAGVDIELRRSMWEFLREINAQGVTIILTTHYLEEAESLCRNIAIIDKGKIIQDSNTRALISQLNLETFIFDVTNELEMAPEISGYATRLVDNHCFEAIVVREQGLNPIFESLSAQGIQVRSMRNKANRLEELFVSLVEAGRVA